The Desulfovibrio sp. genome has a window encoding:
- a CDS encoding PAS domain-containing protein, which yields MENRSYFTRLLVLSLALLFCAAVFIFYQTSYKAGSELLQEFEAREAKTLSVVQWLVADKAPYSGTGQLRDLLGEISKKLDTRVTYISGGKVLAESDLPAAEAEKMEDHSDRPEVIDAVKSGFGKATRYSSTLQTEMLYMAARMQGTAGLPDGVLRIAVPYSTVQSILSESRTRFLAVIALMAACATALGVFLIRRTQGMLRSFSQVVDELGREESPDKIRVCPGSEFKPLMDSINVLAKQARKSHRHLVDTRSQFEAVLAKMTDAVAVLDQDGVILAHNAALEQLLDTPAASCIGRNVLESGLGLGVYEAARDALATRATAPRRFQARLAGGKDADVDLVPYATAKGKNRLILVIHDVTAIKTAEHILREFVINASHQLRTPLTSIQGYAATLLDSPPKDEAQARSMLSTILKKSQDMSGVVTGLLDTATPQSGAAPGKH from the coding sequence TTGGAAAACCGTTCGTATTTCACCCGGTTGCTGGTTCTTTCTCTGGCGCTGCTCTTTTGCGCCGCGGTTTTCATATTCTACCAGACCAGCTACAAGGCCGGCTCGGAGCTGCTCCAGGAATTCGAGGCCCGCGAGGCGAAAACCCTGAGCGTTGTCCAATGGCTCGTGGCCGACAAAGCCCCCTATTCCGGAACAGGCCAACTGCGCGACCTGCTCGGCGAAATCTCCAAGAAGCTGGACACTCGCGTCACGTACATCTCGGGCGGCAAGGTTCTCGCCGAATCGGACCTCCCTGCGGCCGAGGCGGAAAAAATGGAGGACCACTCCGACCGGCCCGAGGTCATCGACGCGGTAAAATCCGGGTTCGGCAAAGCCACCCGTTACAGCAGCACCCTGCAGACGGAAATGCTCTACATGGCCGCCCGGATGCAGGGCACGGCCGGGCTTCCGGACGGAGTCCTGCGCATCGCCGTGCCCTATTCAACCGTTCAGAGCATATTGAGCGAATCCCGGACGCGTTTCCTGGCGGTGATCGCCCTCATGGCCGCATGCGCGACTGCCCTGGGAGTGTTTCTCATCCGGCGCACCCAGGGAATGCTGCGTTCCTTCAGCCAGGTGGTGGACGAACTTGGCCGGGAAGAATCGCCTGACAAGATCCGCGTCTGTCCGGGTTCGGAATTCAAGCCCCTGATGGATTCCATCAACGTCTTGGCCAAGCAGGCCCGCAAGAGCCATCGCCACCTGGTCGACACCCGCAGCCAGTTCGAGGCCGTGCTCGCAAAGATGACGGACGCCGTGGCCGTGCTCGACCAGGACGGCGTCATCCTGGCCCACAACGCCGCCCTGGAACAGCTTCTGGACACACCGGCCGCTTCCTGCATCGGCCGCAATGTTTTGGAATCCGGCCTTGGGCTTGGAGTCTATGAAGCGGCCCGGGACGCCCTGGCAACACGCGCCACAGCGCCGCGCCGCTTCCAGGCCAGGCTGGCCGGCGGCAAGGATGCCGACGTGGACCTCGTTCCCTATGCCACCGCAAAGGGGAAAAACCGCCTTATCCTGGTTATTCACGACGTTACCGCCATCAAGACCGCGGAGCACATCCTGCGTGAATTCGTCATCAACGCCTCGCACCAGTTGCGCACGCCCCTGACCAGCATCCAGGGCTACGCGGCCACCCTGCTCGATTCTCCGCCCAAGGACGAGGCGCAGGCCCGCTCCATGCTCTCCACCATCCTGAAGAAGAGCCAGGACATGAGCGGAGTGGTCACCGGACTTTTAGACACCGCCACACCCCAATCCGGCGCCGCGCCGGGGAAACACTAA
- a CDS encoding universal stress protein codes for MRVLLALDESTQAMDEAVRIARDTGGSLTALFVLDATWSDYIGHDWLSGSNSRGGYIEYAGEEDLKEAEAIPKLLLARADGLDVNVKTVAGRVRDEIIKEAQAGEYSVLVMAHPFKRGLAVVRDTAKDILGKLPCSLYLVKPSTQ; via the coding sequence ATGCGCGTTCTTCTTGCTTTGGACGAATCGACGCAGGCCATGGACGAGGCGGTGAGGATCGCCCGGGACACCGGGGGGAGCCTCACCGCGCTTTTCGTGCTCGACGCCACCTGGAGCGACTACATCGGCCATGACTGGCTCTCGGGGTCAAACTCCCGTGGAGGCTACATCGAGTACGCCGGGGAGGAGGACCTCAAGGAGGCCGAGGCCATTCCCAAACTGCTGCTCGCCAGGGCTGACGGCTTAGACGTCAACGTCAAGACCGTGGCCGGGCGGGTGCGCGACGAAATCATCAAGGAGGCCCAGGCCGGGGAGTATTCCGTCCTGGTCATGGCCCATCCCTTCAAGCGCGGCCTGGCCGTGGTGCGCGACACGGCCAAGGACATCCTGGGCAAGCTTCCCTGTTCGCTCTATCTGGTCAAACCCTCCACCCAATAA
- a CDS encoding biotin/lipoyl-binding protein has protein sequence MSAEDKSKKLTVFRSDRHEDVGACVFAALATACVLIYMAYFIDKVVIKAPVDGKLTEMKVAVGDIVKQGQAIYTYETVKKKFVEGKIQESKATETFKSKVPGKVVELQKKPGDSFKRGNALLTVEHEKGTLP, from the coding sequence ATGTCCGCAGAAGACAAGAGCAAAAAGCTCACAGTATTCCGCAGCGACCGCCACGAGGACGTGGGGGCCTGCGTGTTCGCCGCCCTGGCCACCGCGTGCGTGCTGATCTACATGGCCTACTTTATCGACAAGGTGGTCATAAAGGCTCCCGTGGACGGCAAGCTCACGGAAATGAAGGTGGCCGTGGGCGACATCGTCAAACAGGGCCAAGCCATCTACACCTACGAGACCGTGAAGAAAAAATTCGTGGAAGGAAAGATTCAGGAATCCAAGGCCACGGAGACCTTCAAATCCAAAGTGCCGGGCAAGGTAGTGGAACTTCAGAAGAAGCCGGGCGATTCATTCAAACGCGGCAACGCGCTGTTGACCGTGGAACACGAGAAGGGCACGCTGCCGTAA
- a CDS encoding putative sulfate exporter family transporter: MEDRGIVGKLAAIVPGLALMVGTFLFANWAEEALKPLEVFGFKQFFGRVLNLNYIIISIIMGVLYRNVLFRGTIPEFLAEGFRTTRLFIKTGVIMLGSIYTLSGLAKLGGMAAFLISAFVFGTVIFVMWLGKVLKMDRSLIGVMCAACGVCGVSAAVATSPGVRAKPAEVALAIATILGFGVMTMFISPYLGNMLHLSDYQYGVWVGTGILNSGQVLASCLAFNPVVAPGTAVAYGELWNVMRVIIIPFVVFVITIWYWSGNKDDAEVQNVSLWQILKSKFPIFVLGFVGMTALSSFGLLGQEGSETTHLLRTLMQWIFGIGMVGLGAYIDFGEIKAAGGKPLIVGLTAGTVKYILALIMALTIIPAVAP, translated from the coding sequence ATGGAAGACAGAGGCATCGTGGGCAAGCTTGCGGCCATCGTGCCGGGGCTGGCCCTCATGGTGGGCACGTTCCTGTTCGCCAACTGGGCCGAGGAAGCGTTGAAGCCCCTTGAGGTGTTCGGCTTCAAGCAATTCTTCGGCCGCGTTCTCAACTTGAACTACATCATCATCTCCATCATCATGGGAGTGCTCTACAGGAACGTGCTTTTCAGAGGCACGATACCGGAGTTTCTCGCGGAAGGTTTCAGAACCACGCGCCTGTTCATCAAAACCGGCGTTATCATGCTGGGCTCAATCTACACCCTGTCCGGCCTGGCCAAGCTCGGAGGCATGGCGGCCTTTCTCATTTCCGCCTTCGTGTTCGGCACCGTGATCTTCGTCATGTGGCTGGGCAAGGTGCTCAAGATGGACCGTTCACTGATCGGGGTGATGTGCGCGGCCTGCGGCGTGTGCGGCGTGTCAGCGGCCGTGGCCACCAGCCCGGGCGTACGGGCCAAGCCCGCCGAGGTGGCCCTGGCCATCGCCACCATTCTCGGCTTCGGCGTCATGACCATGTTCATAAGCCCCTACCTGGGCAACATGCTGCACCTTTCCGACTACCAGTACGGCGTCTGGGTAGGCACCGGCATCCTGAACTCAGGCCAGGTGCTGGCCTCCTGCCTGGCCTTCAATCCGGTGGTGGCTCCGGGCACCGCGGTGGCCTACGGCGAGTTATGGAACGTGATGCGCGTGATCATCATACCCTTCGTGGTTTTCGTGATCACCATCTGGTATTGGAGCGGAAACAAGGACGATGCCGAGGTCCAGAACGTGAGCCTCTGGCAGATTTTGAAGTCCAAGTTCCCCATCTTCGTCCTGGGCTTCGTGGGCATGACCGCTCTGTCCTCGTTCGGGCTTTTAGGCCAGGAAGGTTCAGAAACCACCCATCTGCTGCGCACCCTGATGCAGTGGATCTTCGGCATCGGCATGGTGGGTCTCGGGGCCTACATCGACTTCGGCGAAATAAAAGCCGCCGGGGGCAAGCCCCTCATCGTCGGCCTCACCGCCGGTACGGTCAAGTACATCCTGGCCCTGATCATGGCCCTGACCATCATACCAGCTGTCGCTCCGTAA
- a CDS encoding universal stress protein, protein MNVLVAHDGSPQASKALDVASQMAAKFGGKLEIVTVIPDLCLSTEELSEEECGLVANSLATEARGQMKKVSEAMAAKGIKAEIIIKNGRPAEKIVEAAKETKADMIVLGSFGKHGAMKMFLGSVSSKVAEYAEANVLIVK, encoded by the coding sequence ATGAATGTACTCGTGGCGCATGATGGCTCGCCCCAGGCATCCAAGGCTTTGGACGTCGCCAGCCAGATGGCCGCAAAGTTCGGGGGGAAACTCGAGATAGTCACAGTAATTCCCGACCTGTGCCTGTCGACCGAGGAGCTCTCCGAAGAGGAATGCGGCCTGGTTGCCAACAGCCTGGCCACAGAGGCCAGGGGGCAGATGAAAAAAGTCTCGGAGGCGATGGCGGCCAAGGGAATCAAGGCGGAAATCATCATCAAGAATGGTCGCCCGGCGGAAAAAATCGTGGAGGCGGCCAAGGAAACGAAGGCCGACATGATCGTTCTTGGCAGCTTCGGCAAGCATGGGGCCATGAAGATGTTCCTGGGCTCCGTGTCCTCCAAGGTCGCTGAATACGCCGAGGCGAACGTCCTCATCGTAAAATAG